GGCGGATATTAAGCGGGTCGTTATCGTCAATCGGTCGTTTGAGCGGGCAGCCATGCTTCTCAAAGATATATACTCGACTGAAAACTCCAGCTGGCGCGGTGATGTGAAATTCTCCGCTGTCAGTACTGATTTCGGCGAGTACGACCGTATCATCCAGGATGCCATCCATAAATCGGACGCAATCTTTTGCTGTACTCCGTCCATCGAGCCACTTTTTCCCGCCGAGCTTCTCACCTCCCGCGAAGGTCGCCAAAAGGGCCGATTCATCAGCGCCATTGGGTCGTACAGACCTCATATGGCCGAGCTGCATCCAGACATTCTGCGCGACGAGGTGAACGCGCACCATTCCGGTCGACATTTCCACAAACACATCAAACGTAGTGGAGTCGTGGTAGTCGACAGTCTCGAAGCTGCTCTGAAGGAGGCCGGAGAATTGATCCAGGCGGGGATCAAGCCGAACCAGGTTGTCGAGCTGGGAGAGCTGCTGATGGTACGGGACGCTTCGCGAAAGGACAACAACCAGGACGTGGAAGACACCAAGAGTCTGCGCGAGTGGGTTGAACGAGGCAATGTCATCTACAAGAGCGTCGGCATGGGCTTGATGGACTTGGTGACCGGAGGCGACCTCATCCAGATGGCTCGGACAAGAAATTTGGGAACCAGCGTGGAGGACTTTTAGACTctgatgatgatcaaatgTCGACTCTTGACTGTATTTTACTGGACCAGTTTGGcttttattttctttttataCCCTTTAATCAATTGACTATGGCTGCAAGCATCTGCGGACGAGCTCTGCCACATAGTATGACCTCAGGGAAAGCTCATCAATCACTTCTGACTCCTGAGACTGACAGTAGCACGACCAATACAATATTCATTACCCAAACTAAACACTAAGTAAGACCAAATGAATGCAATGATTCTGATGATCTGAATTCTTGTATATGATGGCGGGGTTCCCCTCCGTCTAACATTTCCTGTGGACGATAAGATCGATAACGAGCGGGTCCCCTTCGTCATCGATGAGCGGCAAGGAAAATCATCCCACTTGCACTGTGGGATTGCCATCGGCTCATGTATCCGCCCTTGTCTCCATACTTCAATCTACTCTTTCAGCTCATGTTTGCCTGATTCTCTGAGCCTTGTGTCTTTctgtctttcccttctccaaACAATAGACCGTCCGCCCTCACCATGCGTAACACTATCTGCCGTTTGCCCAACGGCCAAAGCTACACGGTGACCCCCGTTTTTGGCGGTGTCAACTTCAAGTCCAATGACATGCACTTGAAAGATTCCATAATCCCTCCCGGCTGGACAATCGTTCTCTATACCAACCAAAACACTGATCAGCCGGCGCAGGACTCTGTGCCTCCGGAAGAAGAGCGCGGTCGCTCTCGGTACACACAGggagaggcagaggagaagacACGCACCACTCGCTTCACCACACCAACATTGAACGATGACTGTTTCTACATTTCGTTTATCGTCAATCCGCCCAGTACTGACTTCAAACCTCCCGTCTCTCCGACTCGTCAGATtgcgatgatgatctggGTGAGCCTTTACTGGTACTTCCACGAGCCCGAGCCAGACCTCCACTTGCAGACGGACGCTGCTTCTCAGACACCGCTCACAGGCAAACCGAAGGGAGAATGGCGCATCCATCTCAAGAGAGAGGGGATCTTCAAGGGACGCAAcctgctgcagaagctggaaCGCATGGGGCTCATTGCATCGGAGGAATCTTCCGTGGGGCTTGAGCCGAGCGAGACGCAAGAATCCGGGGCCTGGTCACGCATGTTCGTGAGCCGACGCAGCTTCTGGCAGATTGACCCCCGTATTTTTGTCTTCACGCTGGTTCCTGCGAACCCACTGCATTCTGCTCCGTCATCGCCTTTCATTTCTCCCAGATTTGCATCACCATCGCGTGAGAGCCCGATACCAACCGAGTCGCCAGCTTCCCCCACAGGGAAGGACTTTCCACTTCACATGCCCAACGAGGGCCCGTTTGCTTCTAGCAGCCACCTTCCGACATACTTTCCGCCGCCACCAACTCAGTACACGTTCACAAACGGACTGCGGCACCCTGTCAGACCGAAGCCGCCCCATCAGGGAGAGGTGTTCTACATCCGATTCATTCCCAGCGTCGGGCAGTACCTGTCATTCCGCGTGCCGATTCTATCCTCATCCGCGACGCCAAGCCGGGGCCATGGTCATAGTCACTCGACGAGCAGCATTGAGGTGCCGCCTCAGACAACACCGTCTGACCTAGACCTGCTGCACAAGTGGATGAATGACCCGCGCGTGAGTGCAGCTTGGGGAGAGGGAGGTccaaaagaaaaacaagagaAATTCCTTCGCAATAATCTTACCAGCCGTCATAGCTTTCCCGTTATTGGATGCTGGGACGGCAAGCCGTTTGGGTACTTTGAAATCTACTGGGTCAAGGAGGATCGCTTGGGAGCGCTTATCGGAGGAGCGGACAATTATGACCGGGGGATTCACTTACTGGTGGGAGAACAGGAATACCGTGGATCTCACCGGGTTGCCATCTGGCTCAGTGCATTGGTCCATTACTGCTGGCTTGCCGATCCGCGGACGCAGACAGTCATGCTGGAGCCACGGGTGGACAATGAGAAGTAAGCCTCATCCCGATTTCTTGGGCTGCAAGAGTTTTGCTGACACGCAACAGGATcattcaatatcttcaaAATGCGGGTTTTTacaaagaaggagaagttaCGTTCCCCCACAAGCAGTCAGctttgatgaagatcaaACGTGACTCTTGGGAAAGCCCTGTTCTATAGACAGCCCTGGGCTTGTCCTTTGGCTTTGTTCGTcacttttcattttttttttttggtctTTGTATATACCCCGGGATCATAcagcatctttggcatgGCGTGGGCCTGTTTGCTTTAGGTTGCATCACACATACGCCTTCGCTTCATGCATAGAGAGATTGCAACGTCAGTGAATGCTAAAATCATCCACATTCACTTGACGTTGATGGTTAGGAAAATTCTACAGCATATAAGCCcgctcttctcttccaatcTGATCATATACTATGGCTCATTCACTTATATAGAGCAAGACGGCCCATTCAGACTATTCGCCATGTGAGGTAAATttggcttcttcttcatatTTAGCCAACCATCCTTCAtcaattcttcttccactgccaCCAAAATCTTCATTAAGAAATGATCTATTTGGCACAATCAAGTAGCATCTAGTACAAGGCCATCCCTTCGGTAatgcttccttttccttgctgCATTCTGGCCTGGAACATATGGGCTGCGTCTGGTATGCCGTTTGATTCGAAGGCTCCTCCGTGTTCGCATTGCTGACGTCTCGCCAGGCCAACGTTCCAGCACGTTATGTTGCTGTTACTGCAACAGCAGCCCGCCCCTTCCCTGGAGTTCTGATGCTATTGATACTGCCTGTTCTCAACCTTGCTCAGGGCTGCATCCGCGTCAACGCCCTGTGTCCCTTCGAGGCTTTACTGTCCATACGGCGGCTTCTAGAAGGCAGACGGTATGATCAAATCCATCGTCCAGATCCTCTCCACTGTTGTCATTGAGTCTGGTTGGTCGGAGTCTCCCTTGGCCAAGATACTAAAGACAAACTCGGCATATCCACCTGCCAGACGATTTTGTCCGTGAGTGGCCGCTTTCCTGGTGATATGTGTTCCTATTAAGCGCTGTAGCTGACAGCTAGTTAGTCGGAAAATGAGTTTCTCCCGAATCAGGGTCCCACGCGAAGCCTACCGGTTCAGCGCGGCAATGCTCGTGCATGACCGAAGCATGAAGCTTCCCATCTCTGCGGCTTTTGGGCTGGTTACTGGGGCGCTTCCTATGACAATCTACTTCCACAGGCGTTTTGGTTGCCCTCAAAACGCCCCCAGGGAGATCTGATGCGGTGGAACAAGATCAACTTTTGAGGTACAGCGCTCAGCTGCAGGTTCCCCAAAATCGGCGACCCCAGAATCAGCGCTATATACTTCGCAAACACTTAATTTTCGATGGACAGAATTGGgtcaagcagctctttgTACGCTGTACCAATGGTCGTGGGGTGAATCCACCGAACAATCCTAGACAATTGTCGCTGGGTTCCTAACGAACTATCAGCTCAAAACGTCGCCCTCAGCTGAGCCCGAGTCGGTCTGTCATTTCGGGTACTCGAATATATACTCATTCCTAGTGACGAAATACTCCTGAAGAGGCCTCGAACGTCACACCATATCTACCGCCTACCGACAAAAACAGA
The DNA window shown above is from Aspergillus fumigatus Af293 chromosome 1, whole genome shotgun sequence and carries:
- the sidL gene encoding GNAT family N-acetyltransferase; the encoded protein is MRNTICRLPNGQSYTVTPVFGGVNFKSNDMHLKDSIIPPGWTIVLYTNQNTDQPAQDSVPPEEERGRSRYTQGEAEEKTRTTRFTTPTLNDDCFYISFIVNPPSTDFKPPVSPTRQIAMMIWVSLYWYFHEPEPDLHLQTDAASQTPLTGKPKGEWRIHLKREGIFKGRNLLQKLERMGLIASEESSVGLEPSETQESGAWSRMFVSRRSFWQIDPRIFVFTLVPANPLHSAPSSPFISPRFASPSRESPIPTESPASPTGKDFPLHMPNEGPFASSSHLPTYFPPPPTQYTFTNGLRHPVRPKPPHQGEVFYIRFIPSVGQYLSFRVPILSSSATPSRGHGHSHSTSSIEVPPQTTPSDLDLLHKWMNDPRVSAAWGEGGPKEKQEKFLRNNLTSRHSFPVIGCWDGKPFGYFEIYWVKEDRLGALIGGADNYDRGIHLLVGEQEYRGSHRVAIWLSALVHYCWLADPRTQTVMLEPRVDNEKIIQYLQNAGFYKEGEVTFPHKQSALMKIKRDSWESPVL